A single genomic interval of Caballeronia sp. NK8 harbors:
- a CDS encoding PadR family transcriptional regulator yields MRSRCFQRAREAGFRAFGFGSPFEAPEWAERFAFERWGMIGRHRHGGGGRFGGGPGGMGGMGGMGGGFGGEDGMPRGRKFSSDDLQLLLLALLAEAPRHGYELIKALEDRSNGFYAPSPGMVYPALTYLEELGHTTVELEGNRKRYALSDAGREYLASNRERVDIMLAKLTHFARKMDLVRRAYMGEEADDASADSGWAPELIAARRALKKALLLRTDAPQDEQRRIAAILARATAEIEQNPAPKQA; encoded by the coding sequence ATGAGATCCCGTTGTTTTCAACGTGCGCGTGAAGCCGGTTTCCGCGCATTCGGTTTTGGTTCTCCCTTCGAAGCCCCCGAGTGGGCTGAACGCTTCGCCTTCGAGCGCTGGGGCATGATCGGACGGCATCGTCATGGCGGCGGCGGCCGCTTCGGCGGTGGTCCCGGCGGCATGGGCGGAATGGGCGGCATGGGCGGTGGATTCGGCGGCGAGGACGGCATGCCGCGCGGCCGCAAGTTCTCGTCCGACGATCTGCAACTGCTGTTGCTCGCGCTGCTCGCCGAAGCGCCGCGCCACGGCTACGAACTCATCAAGGCGCTGGAAGACCGCTCGAACGGCTTCTACGCGCCGAGCCCCGGCATGGTCTATCCAGCGCTCACGTATCTCGAAGAACTGGGCCATACGACCGTCGAACTGGAAGGCAATCGCAAGCGCTATGCGCTGTCCGATGCGGGCCGCGAATACCTCGCATCGAACCGCGAGCGCGTGGACATCATGCTCGCGAAACTCACGCACTTCGCGCGCAAGATGGATCTCGTGCGGCGCGCATACATGGGCGAGGAAGCCGATGACGCTTCGGCCGACAGCGGCTGGGCGCCCGAACTGATCGCCGCGCGCCGCGCGCTGAAGAAAGCGCTGCTCTTGCGCACCGATGCGCCGCAGGACGAACAACGCCGCATCGCCGCGATCCTTGCCCGCGCCACTGCGGAAATCGAACAGAATCCCGCGCCGAAGCAGGCCTAA
- a CDS encoding PHB depolymerase family esterase — translation MNPFHPLAWAHDSFWSMFPRELVGLTAQFFDNAETAVASPATPLQSESETKKTSSEDEPPHSDDPIAQAGAHRWLSKSFEHGNERYRFKVYVPTAYEGQPLPMIVMLHGAQQDPDDFASGTEMNIVAEENGFIVVYPEQSESSNPLRCWNWFMPANQTRESGEAAAVAALTREVAATYNVDRARVYIAGMSAGGALAVNLAVTHPELYAAAAIHSGLAFGVADEQMTALCAMNDGKGKVRLPDILSGGPKPHAVPLIVFHGDADDTVHPRNSEQIVAMSQLLHGMSDDAVTSSSIYVADDAGGHAYTRHVFHDRDGESIGEQWVVHGLGHAWSGGHPDGTHTDMRGPAASREIARFFGQFTRDGSRQY, via the coding sequence ATGAATCCATTCCATCCGCTTGCGTGGGCGCACGACTCGTTCTGGTCGATGTTTCCGCGCGAACTCGTCGGTCTCACGGCGCAATTCTTCGACAATGCCGAGACAGCGGTCGCAAGCCCTGCGACTCCGCTGCAATCGGAAAGTGAAACGAAAAAGACATCCTCCGAAGATGAACCGCCGCACAGCGACGACCCGATCGCGCAAGCGGGCGCTCATCGCTGGTTGAGCAAGAGTTTCGAGCATGGCAACGAGCGCTATCGATTCAAAGTCTACGTTCCGACCGCATACGAAGGCCAGCCGCTGCCGATGATCGTCATGCTCCACGGCGCGCAGCAGGACCCGGACGACTTCGCGTCGGGGACCGAAATGAACATCGTCGCCGAGGAGAACGGCTTTATCGTCGTCTATCCGGAGCAGTCGGAAAGTTCGAATCCACTGAGGTGCTGGAACTGGTTCATGCCGGCGAATCAGACGCGCGAATCAGGCGAAGCGGCGGCCGTCGCGGCCCTCACGCGCGAGGTCGCGGCCACGTATAACGTGGATCGCGCTCGCGTTTATATCGCGGGTATGTCGGCTGGTGGAGCATTGGCCGTCAATCTTGCGGTGACGCATCCGGAGCTTTACGCGGCCGCGGCGATTCATTCGGGCCTGGCGTTCGGCGTCGCCGACGAGCAGATGACAGCACTCTGCGCGATGAATGACGGCAAGGGCAAAGTGCGCTTGCCCGACATCCTGTCCGGCGGCCCCAAACCGCACGCGGTACCTCTGATCGTTTTTCACGGCGATGCCGACGACACGGTGCATCCGCGCAACAGCGAACAGATCGTGGCGATGAGCCAGTTGCTGCATGGCATGTCCGACGACGCAGTGACGTCATCCTCGATATACGTCGCCGACGACGCGGGTGGCCACGCCTATACCCGGCACGTGTTTCATGATCGTGACGGTGAATCGATCGGCGAGCAGTGGGTCGTACACGGACTCGGTCACGCGTGGTCCGGAGGCCATCCCGACGGCACCCATACGGACATGCGCGGACCGGCGGCGAGCCGTGAGATTGCGCGATTCTTCGGTCAATTCACGAGAGACGGCAGCCGGCAATACTGA
- the phaP gene encoding TIGR01841 family phasin (Members of this family are phasins (small proteins associated with inclusions such as PHA granules). Note that several different families of phasins have been named PhaP despite very little sequence similarity to each other.) has product MPYDGSLYCGAAKSRSVINTAFSTKLNTGATMFPSSFANQTFVYPAASLQVLVNVAKRYASGLQQLAELNVQTAKTVFEESTAVAKAGPQAKPADFLSWQSTLLAETPEKAAAYTRHFWQIVRATQTDILNEARGPIEQFGFGLKKASESASQEAVGLLSSAAEASTDLADAGAEAIESSEKAVRSAKADAKR; this is encoded by the coding sequence GTGCCGTATGATGGGTCTCTATATTGCGGTGCAGCAAAATCGCGCTCGGTCATAAATACAGCTTTTTCTACGAAGCTGAACACAGGAGCAACAATGTTTCCTTCCTCTTTCGCGAATCAAACGTTTGTCTACCCGGCAGCAAGCCTCCAGGTCCTCGTGAATGTTGCAAAGCGGTATGCGAGCGGGCTTCAGCAACTTGCTGAACTGAATGTGCAGACGGCCAAGACCGTCTTCGAAGAAAGCACTGCCGTTGCCAAGGCCGGCCCGCAGGCAAAACCCGCCGATTTCCTGAGCTGGCAATCGACTCTGCTCGCCGAGACGCCCGAAAAGGCGGCTGCTTATACGCGGCATTTCTGGCAGATCGTTCGTGCGACGCAGACGGACATTCTCAACGAGGCGCGTGGCCCAATCGAGCAGTTCGGCTTCGGACTGAAGAAGGCGTCCGAATCTGCTTCGCAAGAGGCCGTCGGACTGCTATCGAGTGCCGCCGAGGCATCGACCGATCTTGCGGATGCGGGCGCCGAGGCGATCGAGTCATCCGAGAAGGCCGTTCGTTCTGCCAAGGCCGACGCGAAGCGCTAA
- a CDS encoding RbsD/FucU domain-containing protein produces MPKDVDPLLTPDLLHALSSMGHGDEIAVVVTATRFACGESAILAAPP; encoded by the coding sequence ATGCCGAAGGACGTAGATCCTCTGCTGACCCCCGATCTACTCCACGCCCTGTCCTCAATGGGCCACGGTGACGAAATCGCCGTCGTCGTGACCGCGACAAGATTTGCTTGTGGGGAATCGGCCATTCTGGCGGCGCCGCCATGA
- a CDS encoding NmrA/HSCARG family protein, producing MSNTQKLIAVVGATGQQGGAVVRALQASGQFKVRALTRNPAAHPKLGDEVVLADFNRTETLKAAFAGAYGVFLVTNSWEAGADERGQALAAVTAAKEAGVQHLIWSTLPNVEAISRGDIDVPHFTNKAKVERIVTEAGFAHHTFVIAPFYYQNLLGAMGPQKQANGTTGWALPLDRERRVIHAGDITELGRLVAGAFAQPELAGRGEHLPLVGDFLSFNEIIATLNRQGNAFSFTQVPREVFATWFPGAGDIASMLAYFEAHTYLGSDSRDAIALANKVAGRQPTSFAEWARANFAIPAA from the coding sequence ATGTCGAACACACAGAAACTCATCGCCGTCGTCGGCGCAACTGGTCAGCAAGGCGGCGCCGTCGTGCGCGCGCTGCAGGCAAGCGGCCAATTCAAAGTGCGAGCGTTGACGCGCAATCCAGCCGCGCATCCGAAGCTGGGTGACGAAGTCGTTCTGGCGGACTTCAATCGTACGGAAACGCTCAAAGCGGCGTTTGCCGGAGCGTATGGCGTTTTTCTTGTGACCAACTCATGGGAAGCAGGAGCGGACGAACGCGGCCAGGCGCTGGCCGCTGTCACCGCAGCGAAAGAGGCTGGCGTCCAGCACCTCATCTGGTCGACTCTGCCGAATGTGGAAGCGATCAGCCGTGGCGACATTGATGTCCCGCATTTCACGAACAAGGCGAAGGTCGAACGCATCGTGACTGAAGCCGGATTTGCCCATCACACGTTCGTGATCGCGCCGTTCTACTACCAGAACCTGCTCGGCGCAATGGGCCCGCAAAAACAGGCAAACGGCACGACGGGTTGGGCGCTGCCGCTGGATCGCGAGCGGCGGGTCATTCATGCGGGCGACATCACTGAACTCGGCCGGCTGGTGGCTGGCGCGTTCGCGCAACCGGAACTCGCGGGACGCGGTGAACATTTACCGCTGGTGGGTGACTTCCTCAGCTTCAACGAAATCATCGCCACGTTGAATCGACAAGGAAACGCGTTCTCGTTCACGCAGGTCCCGCGCGAGGTTTTTGCTACGTGGTTTCCCGGCGCCGGAGATATCGCTTCCATGCTCGCGTACTTCGAGGCGCACACGTATCTCGGCTCGGATTCGCGCGACGCGATCGCGCTCGCGAACAAAGTCGCCGGTCGGCAGCCCACGAGTTTTGCCGAGTGGGCCAGAGCAAACTTTGCAATCCCGGCGGCCTGA
- a CDS encoding LysR family transcriptional regulator: protein MLDLNDLAMFVQVVRASSFSEAARRLGMPANTLSRRIDQLEGQLGTRLLHRSTRKLSLSAEGQVLFERYAPALDRIFEIGRLHADEQAPSGSVRVASMAGLFELIGMEWLVEFYARYPRISLDFVLDDTPTDLISERIDLAVRMGIETGSGFKTRRLAPNAMILAASPVYLERRPAPRTLRELAGHDCLTISTRQGRGTWRLQGPRGSQEISIDSRFAVNDMRVLAQACIAGLGIALLPQLMVDPALAQGKLVRVLPSYRRANSGLGLQLVYTSRPPVPPAVAVFAEFLVEKLEETMTDPSSHHAGR, encoded by the coding sequence ATGCTCGATCTGAACGACCTCGCAATGTTCGTCCAGGTGGTCCGCGCGAGCAGTTTCTCGGAGGCGGCGCGGCGCCTGGGCATGCCCGCGAACACGCTCAGCAGAAGAATCGATCAACTCGAAGGCCAGCTCGGCACTCGTCTGTTGCATCGCTCTACTCGCAAGCTCTCGCTGAGCGCGGAGGGCCAGGTGTTGTTCGAACGCTATGCGCCTGCGCTCGACCGGATCTTCGAGATAGGGCGGCTACATGCAGACGAGCAGGCGCCGTCCGGCTCGGTGCGCGTGGCGTCGATGGCAGGTTTGTTTGAACTCATCGGCATGGAATGGCTAGTCGAGTTCTATGCGCGATATCCCAGGATCAGCCTCGACTTCGTGCTCGACGATACGCCGACTGATCTCATCTCCGAGCGCATCGATCTCGCCGTGCGCATGGGAATCGAGACCGGTAGCGGTTTCAAGACGCGTCGGCTGGCGCCGAATGCAATGATTCTCGCGGCGAGTCCGGTCTATCTGGAACGCCGTCCTGCACCACGCACGCTGCGGGAACTCGCCGGACACGACTGCCTGACGATATCCACCCGCCAGGGGCGTGGCACATGGCGTCTGCAGGGCCCGCGCGGCAGTCAGGAGATTTCGATTGACAGCCGGTTCGCGGTCAACGACATGCGAGTGCTGGCGCAAGCCTGTATCGCTGGGCTGGGCATTGCGTTGCTGCCGCAGTTGATGGTCGACCCGGCCCTAGCGCAGGGAAAACTGGTGCGGGTACTGCCGAGCTATCGACGCGCGAACTCGGGCCTCGGCCTGCAACTGGTTTACACGAGCCGTCCACCGGTGCCGCCCGCGGTCGCGGTCTTTGCAGAATTTCTTGTGGAGAAGCTGGAAGAGACGATGACAGACCCGTCAAGCCATCATGCCGGCCGATAG
- a CDS encoding flavin reductase family protein, which yields MSHFRPVKLEHASRLINHGPTVLVTSAHGGRRNVMAAAWSMPVEFTPPRIAVVIDKRTYTRELAAASGTFGVIVPGAAMIDLTYAVGSSSGREIDKFEAFGIETVKGPVLGLPLIETNCSAWLECRLIDEKHTEDAYDTCFAEVVAAAADARVFVDGHWTIDESNQPLHTIHHLGAGNFVRASSMELAKPLAR from the coding sequence ATGAGCCACTTTCGTCCTGTCAAGCTGGAGCACGCCAGCCGTCTCATTAACCATGGCCCGACCGTTCTGGTCACGAGCGCGCACGGCGGCCGGCGCAACGTGATGGCCGCCGCCTGGTCGATGCCGGTGGAATTCACGCCGCCACGCATCGCCGTCGTGATCGACAAGCGCACGTACACGCGCGAGCTCGCCGCCGCAAGCGGCACGTTCGGTGTCATCGTTCCGGGGGCGGCGATGATCGATCTCACGTATGCCGTCGGCTCGTCGAGCGGGCGCGAGATCGACAAGTTCGAAGCCTTCGGCATCGAGACGGTGAAGGGGCCGGTGCTCGGCCTGCCGCTCATCGAGACGAACTGTTCGGCGTGGCTCGAATGCAGGCTGATCGACGAGAAGCACACGGAAGACGCCTACGACACCTGCTTCGCCGAAGTCGTCGCGGCGGCCGCCGATGCGCGCGTGTTCGTCGATGGCCACTGGACCATCGACGAGTCGAACCAGCCGCTGCACACGATTCACCATCTCGGCGCCGGTAACTTCGTGCGCGCGTCGTCGATGGAACTGGCAAAACCGCTCGCCCGCTGA
- a CDS encoding class I SAM-dependent methyltransferase, whose amino-acid sequence MTRPDETAPHEPLTTYYPDESRRRLWLRGIFDRTASDYDAIERAMAFGSGPWYRNRALRSAGLARGMRVLDVGMGTGLVTKEAVAITGDPALVTGVDPSPGMVGQAHLPIGVQTRIGAAEDLPCDSAAYDFLSMGFALRHVSDLAKVFDEYFRVLTPGGRLCVLEITRPAHDVGVAALKFYMRGVVPMIARIVGKKEESVELMRYYWDTIEACVPPDTVIAAITRAGFANVRRDVELGIFSAYCATKPAA is encoded by the coding sequence ATGACCCGGCCCGACGAAACAGCCCCGCACGAGCCTCTCACGACCTACTACCCAGACGAATCCCGACGACGCCTCTGGCTGCGCGGCATCTTCGACCGCACCGCCTCCGACTACGACGCGATCGAACGCGCGATGGCTTTCGGCTCCGGCCCGTGGTATCGCAACCGCGCGCTGCGTTCCGCTGGTCTCGCGCGCGGCATGCGCGTGCTCGATGTCGGCATGGGAACCGGGCTCGTCACGAAGGAAGCGGTCGCGATAACGGGCGATCCGGCGCTCGTCACCGGCGTCGATCCGAGTCCGGGCATGGTCGGGCAGGCGCATCTGCCGATCGGCGTACAGACGCGAATCGGCGCCGCCGAAGACTTGCCCTGCGACAGCGCCGCCTACGATTTCCTGAGCATGGGTTTCGCGCTGCGCCACGTGAGCGATCTCGCGAAAGTTTTCGACGAATATTTCCGCGTACTCACGCCCGGCGGCCGGCTTTGCGTGCTCGAAATCACGCGGCCCGCACATGACGTGGGTGTCGCCGCGCTGAAGTTCTATATGCGCGGCGTCGTGCCGATGATCGCGCGCATCGTCGGGAAGAAAGAGGAAAGCGTCGAACTGATGCGTTACTACTGGGACACGATCGAGGCTTGCGTGCCACCCGATACCGTGATCGCCGCCATCACGCGCGCGGGTTTCGCGAACGTGCGCCGCGATGTCGAGCTCGGCATTTTTTCCGCTTATTGCGCGACCAAACCGGCGGCCTGA
- a CDS encoding hotdog family protein has protein sequence MTAAQTLDRDWIAARIPHSGSMCLLDAVVAWDAERIRCTATSHRAADNPLRSKGRLASVCGIEYAAQAMATHGALVGMEGKRPRVGMLTSVRGVQTHIERLDTLDGPLDIEAERIGGDDNTVLYRFAVRCADRLLLSGRAAVILDAAQAAGLVAQ, from the coding sequence ATGACGGCCGCGCAAACACTCGATCGCGACTGGATCGCCGCGCGCATTCCGCACAGCGGCTCGATGTGTCTGCTGGATGCCGTCGTCGCGTGGGATGCGGAGCGCATCCGCTGCACGGCCACGAGCCATCGCGCCGCCGACAATCCGTTGCGCTCGAAGGGACGGCTTGCGTCGGTGTGCGGCATCGAATACGCGGCGCAGGCGATGGCGACGCACGGCGCGCTGGTCGGCATGGAAGGCAAGCGTCCGCGCGTCGGCATGCTGACGAGCGTGCGCGGCGTGCAGACGCATATCGAGCGGCTCGACACGCTCGATGGTCCGCTCGATATCGAAGCCGAGCGCATCGGCGGCGATGACAACACCGTGCTCTATCGTTTTGCCGTGCGCTGCGCGGATCGACTGCTGCTGAGCGGACGCGCCGCTGTGATTCTCGATGCCGCTCAGGCCGCCGGTTTGGTCGCGCAATAA
- a CDS encoding beta-ketoacyl synthase chain length factor, whose protein sequence is MTALHGFIEGVGVIGPGLADWPRTADVLTRRTTREAAKTVLPPPTGLPSAERRRTGPVVRAALAAAHEAVAQSGRDAATLAAVFAASGGDGGNFHAICETLASDEPQLSPTRFHNSVHNAPAGYWSIATRAMAASNVLCAYDGSFAAGLLESLAQVRVDGAATLLVAYDTDYPEPLRHVRPIADAFGVALVLAPEKSERTLARIEARLTDAGALTFADADLEALRLSNPAARALPLLEALARGTASRVVLDYLDDTRVAVDIDPS, encoded by the coding sequence ATGACTGCATTGCATGGCTTTATCGAAGGCGTCGGCGTGATCGGGCCAGGCCTCGCCGACTGGCCCCGCACCGCCGATGTGCTGACGCGACGCACCACGCGCGAAGCCGCGAAAACCGTGTTGCCGCCGCCGACCGGCCTGCCCTCCGCCGAGCGCCGCCGCACCGGGCCGGTCGTGCGCGCGGCGCTCGCAGCCGCGCACGAAGCGGTAGCGCAAAGCGGCCGCGATGCGGCGACGCTCGCCGCCGTGTTCGCGGCATCGGGCGGCGACGGCGGAAACTTCCACGCGATTTGCGAAACCCTCGCGAGCGACGAGCCGCAACTTTCCCCGACGCGCTTTCACAACTCCGTCCACAACGCCCCCGCGGGCTACTGGAGCATCGCGACGCGCGCGATGGCCGCATCGAACGTGCTCTGCGCGTACGACGGCAGCTTTGCCGCGGGCTTGCTGGAGAGCCTCGCGCAAGTGCGCGTCGATGGCGCGGCGACGTTGCTGGTCGCTTACGACACCGATTATCCGGAGCCGTTGCGCCACGTCCGCCCGATTGCCGATGCCTTCGGCGTCGCGCTCGTTCTCGCGCCCGAGAAAAGCGAGCGCACGCTTGCGCGGATCGAGGCGCGTCTCACCGATGCCGGCGCGCTCACTTTCGCCGATGCCGATCTCGAAGCGCTGCGGCTTTCGAATCCCGCAGCGCGCGCGCTGCCGTTGCTCGAAGCGCTTGCGCGTGGGACGGCATCGCGCGTCGTGCTCGATTATCTCGATGACACGCGCGTGGCCGTCGACATCGATCCATCATGA
- a CDS encoding beta-ketoacyl-[acyl-carrier-protein] synthase family protein codes for MNPLLLTHFTATSCAGRGLDATLAALSTGRSGLTPCDFEGAALCTYAGRVAGVEGAPVRADLAEFDCRNNRLAQLAMTQDGFDERVREAIARYGAGRVGIFMGTSTAGILETELAYQRRDPQTGALPAAFKYATTHNPYSLAAFVRAYFGLRGPAMSVSSACSSGAKVFGSARRMLETGLIDAAVVGGVDTLCLTTLYGFNSLELLAPGPCRPFDVKRDGISIGEAAAFGLLERDRPDHADDDAIRLLGIGESSDAYHMSSPHPDGLGARMAMEQALASAGLDARDIGYVNLHGTATPSNDAAESRALTSLFERVPCSSTKGATGHTLGAAGALEAVIAALALKHQMIPAGANTREPDPVLGLDYVLSTRKTPLRAVLSNSFGFGGTNCSLVFGRKGAASA; via the coding sequence GTGAACCCTCTTTTGCTTACGCATTTCACCGCCACCAGCTGCGCGGGACGCGGTCTCGACGCCACGCTTGCGGCGCTATCGACGGGACGCAGCGGACTCACGCCATGCGACTTCGAAGGCGCCGCGCTCTGCACCTATGCGGGCCGCGTCGCCGGCGTCGAGGGCGCGCCGGTACGCGCGGATCTCGCCGAATTCGACTGTCGCAACAACCGTCTCGCACAACTGGCCATGACGCAGGACGGCTTCGACGAACGCGTACGCGAGGCCATCGCTCGTTACGGCGCCGGGCGCGTCGGCATCTTCATGGGCACGAGCACGGCGGGCATTCTGGAAACCGAGCTCGCCTACCAGCGCCGCGATCCGCAGACCGGCGCGCTGCCCGCCGCGTTCAAATACGCCACCACGCACAACCCCTATTCGCTGGCCGCCTTCGTGCGCGCGTATTTCGGGCTGCGCGGACCGGCCATGTCGGTGTCGTCGGCGTGTTCGTCGGGCGCGAAGGTGTTCGGCTCGGCGCGGCGCATGCTCGAAACCGGTCTGATCGATGCAGCCGTGGTCGGCGGCGTCGATACGCTCTGTCTGACGACGCTGTACGGTTTCAACTCGCTCGAACTGCTCGCGCCGGGACCGTGCCGGCCGTTCGATGTGAAGCGCGACGGAATTTCGATCGGCGAGGCAGCGGCGTTCGGACTGCTCGAACGCGATCGCCCCGATCATGCCGATGACGACGCGATCCGCCTGCTCGGCATCGGCGAATCGAGCGACGCATATCACATGTCGTCGCCGCATCCGGACGGACTCGGCGCGCGCATGGCGATGGAACAGGCGCTCGCAAGCGCCGGACTCGATGCGCGCGACATCGGCTACGTGAACCTGCACGGCACCGCGACGCCCAGCAACGACGCCGCCGAGAGCCGCGCTCTCACGAGCCTGTTCGAGCGCGTGCCGTGCAGCTCGACCAAGGGCGCGACGGGCCACACGCTCGGCGCGGCGGGCGCGCTCGAAGCGGTGATCGCCGCGCTCGCGCTGAAGCATCAAATGATTCCGGCAGGCGCGAACACGCGCGAGCCGGACCCCGTCCTCGGCCTCGATTACGTGCTCTCGACGCGAAAAACGCCGTTGCGCGCGGTGCTGTCGAACTCGTTTGGCTTCGGCGGGACGAATTGCAGTCTCGTGTTCGGACGCAAGGGAGCGGCATCGGCATGA
- a CDS encoding bifunctional 2-polyprenyl-6-hydroxyphenol methylase/3-demethylubiquinol 3-O-methyltransferase UbiG, producing the protein MPPTALIETASLPYRAAGRFAWHFALGKLRHDPFFSHILEHGLIPDGARILDLGSGQGLLAAWLIGAHALHRDSAKCQWPAHWPAPPVPLSIHGIELTSRDVDRARIALKAHQARIRFVCDDIRTAPFPQSDVIVACDVLHYIDAAAQESILRRVHASLAADGVLLLRVSDAGAGWRASLDRAVDFGVQIARSGRANGLTVRSEAQWLALLDDLRFQVTIRPMGTGAHSANRLLIARPMD; encoded by the coding sequence ATGCCCCCGACCGCGCTCATCGAAACCGCCAGCCTTCCCTACCGCGCCGCGGGCCGTTTCGCGTGGCACTTCGCGCTCGGCAAATTACGCCATGATCCTTTCTTCAGCCACATCCTCGAGCACGGCCTGATTCCCGATGGCGCGCGCATCCTCGATCTCGGCAGTGGTCAGGGACTGCTCGCCGCGTGGCTCATCGGCGCGCACGCGTTGCATCGCGACAGCGCCAAATGCCAATGGCCCGCGCACTGGCCCGCGCCGCCCGTGCCGCTATCGATACACGGCATCGAGTTGACGTCGCGCGATGTCGACCGCGCGCGCATCGCGTTGAAGGCGCACCAAGCACGCATCCGCTTCGTCTGCGACGACATTCGCACCGCGCCGTTTCCACAGTCGGATGTCATCGTGGCGTGCGATGTGCTGCATTACATCGACGCCGCCGCCCAGGAATCGATCCTGCGCCGCGTGCATGCGAGCCTCGCCGCGGACGGCGTGCTTCTGCTGCGCGTCAGCGATGCCGGCGCTGGCTGGCGTGCAAGCCTCGATCGCGCCGTCGATTTCGGCGTGCAGATCGCCCGCTCCGGGCGCGCGAACGGCCTCACGGTCCGCAGCGAGGCGCAATGGCTCGCGCTGCTCGACGACCTGCGCTTCCAGGTGACGATTCGTCCGATGGGCACCGGTGCGCACAGCGCCAATCGTCTGCTGATTGCGCGACCCATGGATTGA
- a CDS encoding polysaccharide deacetylase family protein, producing MNPPGEPRRWTPSPLIGGAAAVHAGALAALAVAPAAWPWAAGGVVASHLALTAAGLWPRSALLGHNWTALPESAGARIAITIDDGPDPDVTPRVLDLLDAYHARATFFCIGERAREHPRIVEAIVARGHAVENHSQRHRHHFSLMGPGALRREIDAAQATIGAIAGARPLFFRAPAGLRNPFLEPVLCGLGLHLASWTRRGFDTRSGDASLVARRLLKGFAAGDILLVHDGHATRDARGAPVVLAVLDTVLRAAADRGLGTVTLRDAVLGH from the coding sequence ATGAACCCGCCCGGCGAGCCGCGCCGATGGACCCCGTCGCCCCTGATCGGCGGCGCGGCGGCCGTGCATGCGGGCGCGCTCGCGGCGCTGGCGGTCGCGCCGGCCGCATGGCCGTGGGCGGCAGGCGGCGTGGTTGCGTCGCATCTCGCGCTGACGGCAGCGGGGCTGTGGCCGCGCTCGGCGCTGCTCGGACACAACTGGACGGCGCTGCCGGAATCGGCAGGCGCGCGCATCGCCATCACGATCGACGACGGTCCTGATCCCGACGTCACGCCGCGCGTGCTGGATCTGCTCGATGCATATCACGCGCGCGCGACGTTCTTTTGCATCGGCGAGCGGGCGCGGGAACATCCGCGCATTGTCGAGGCGATCGTCGCGCGCGGGCATGCGGTGGAGAACCATAGCCAGCGTCATCGGCATCATTTTTCTTTGATGGGGCCGGGCGCGTTGCGACGCGAAATCGATGCTGCGCAGGCGACGATTGGCGCGATTGCGGGGGCGCGGCCGCTTTTTTTTCGCGCGCCGGCGGGTTTGCGCAATCCGTTTCTCGAGCCGGTGCTGTGCGGGCTGGGGCTGCATCTCGCGAGCTGGACTCGGCGCGGTTTCGATACCCGATCGGGCGATGCGTCGCTGGTCGCGCGGCGGCTGCTGAAGGGATTCGCGGCCGGCGATATTCTGCTCGTTCACGATGGGCACGCGACGAGGGATGCGCGTGGTGCGCCAGTCGTGCTGGCCGTGCTCGATACGGTTTTGCGGGCGGCGGCGGATCGTGGGTTGGGGACTGTGACCTTGCGCGATGCGGTTTTGGGTCACTAA